CGCGCTGCACCGCACCATCGCGAGCGTCGCCGCCGACATGGACGCGCTGCGCTTCAACACCGCCATCGCCCGCCTGACCGAGCTCAACAACCACCTCACGTCGGTCGTCGCGCGCGACGGCGCGGCGCCGCGCGAGATCGTCGAGCCGTTGATCCTCATGACGGCGCCGCTCGCGCCGCATCTCGCGGAGGAGCTGTGGAGCGTCACCGGCCATCCGGAGACGCTCGCGTACGCGCCGTTCCCGAAGGCCGACCCCGCGTATCTGACCGAGGACCAGGTCGAGATCGCGGTCCAGGTCGACGGCAAGGTGCGCGCGCGGGTCAACGTCGCTGCGGACGCCGACGACGCGGCTCATGAGGCGGCCGCGCGTGCCGACGCGAAGGTCGCCGCGTTGCTCGCGGAGAAGCCGGCGCGCAAGGTGATCGTGGTGCGCGGCCGCTTGGTGAACATCATCCGCTGAGCTTCAATCCGTCGAGCGTGTGCTGCACGCGCGCGACGAGCGACTTGGCCTCGGGGACCGTCAAGGCGAAGAAGTCGGCGTCGTCGAGGTGGTCACCAAGTCCGAGGAGCACGAGCGGTGTGGTCGTGTCCCTCGCCGTGCCCGGTCCCGCCGCGATCACGGCGGCCGGTCGGGCCTGGATCTCGGCGGTTCCGTCGGGTCGCGGGTTCCATCGGCGTCGTCCGCGTTCGATGTCGAAGAGGAGATCGCGGCGCGCGAGCAGTCGCGCACGAAACCCCGAGTGAAGGAGCGAGACGTCGCCGAGCGTCATCTCATCGCTCCAGTACCCATTGTCGATCCAGCTCGGTTCGAGGCCGGCTGCCCGTCGGAGCGCGTACCCGCGGTCGGAAGCGCTGCTCACGCCGAACCACTTCCACAGGAGGTGGACGGCACGCGGTCCGCGACCGCCGAACTCGCCGCTCGCACCGCCCGCGAGCCAGACGAAGGCCGCGGCGCAACGGGCCGCGTCGCGGCTCCTGCGGAACGGGCGCGGATCGCGACGCGCGACGCGGGCGATGAGGCGCCGCGTGATGGTTCGGAACTCGACGTCGAGCGTGGCATCGCAATAGCGATCGCTCAGCGCCACGACCTCGCTGACGAACGCGTGATCTGCCGGTTCGACGACCGACCAGTTGAACGGCTCGTCGGGGATCGGCACGGCGTCGAGCGTCGCGAGTGCGTCGGCATCGCCCACGCGCGCGATGAGGCTCGCGAGCAGAGAGTCGCGACGGCCCTCGCGTTCGAGCCGTTCGCACGCGCCGAGATCCATCGGCATGTCGTCCATGTACATGTCGTCCGTGTACCTGTCGTCGGGGTCGACCGCACGGAGGTAGGGGGCGGGTTGGAACTGACCGTTTTCATCCATGCGCGCATCATGACGACGGGGTGTGACAACGAAGCACACTCTCATGCAGGTTTTCGCTGTCGCACCCGCTTGCTACGGTGACGGCGCTTCCCTCGCACTTCCTCCGGTCTGTTCGCGCGCACCCGGAGGTCTGTGCATGGTCGATCCCGTTCCCGAGCTCGACATCGGCGCGCCGGTTCGTCCGACACTGCCGCCGACGTCGGCGGAACGCTGGGCGCAGTGGCGTCACGACCCGCGCGTCTTCACGGCCGCGCTGATCGTCGTCGCGCTCGCGGCCGGCGCGTGGTGGCTGCGCCTGTCGAGCGCCGATCCGTCGGGCGCGTCGCCGCGCACCGACGCGCGCGCGAGCGCGGCGGCGACGGTTGCACCGACGTCGTCGATCGGCCCGACCACCACGAGCGCGGCCGCGTATGTCGTCGACGTGGTCGGCGCGGTACGAAAGCCCGGTGTCGTCTCGTTGCCGGGGAGCGCGCGCGTCGTCGACGCGGTGAACGCCGCGGGGGGAGCGCTGCCGACCGCCGATCTCGATCGCATCAATCTCGCCGCGCATCTCGTCGACGGCATGCGCATCGCGGTGCCGCGGCGCGGCGCGCCCGCCGACGAAGCCGGGCCGACGAACGACCCCGGCGCCGCCGGCGCCGCCGGCGGGGCAGGAGCGGCCGGCGCGTCCGGAACGCCGACACCGTCGACCCCGATCGACCTCAACACTGCGACCGAACCGCAGCTCGAGGCGTTGCCGGGCATCGGTCCGTCGCTCGCGCAGGCGATCCTCCAGGAACGCGAGCGCGAAGGCGGCTTCCACTCGGTCGACGACCTCCGCCGCGTGCGCGGCATCGGCGACGTTCGCTTCGCGCAGCTGCGCGGGCTGGTGACGGTGTGAACGGCGTCCCGAGCTTCGAGCCCGGTCCCGTGATCGCGACCCTCGCCGCGGTCGCCGGCGTCCTCGCGGGCCAGCGCGCGGGCCCGGACCCCGCGTCGCTCGTCCTGTTGGTCGGCGGGCTCGTGGTCCTCGCGTCGATCGCGGTGCGGGGCTCACGGCGCGTGCTGCTCGCGTCGGTCGGCGTCGCCGCGCTCACCTTCGCGTGCACGCAGCGTGCGCTCGCGGGCGAGGCGCATTCGCCGCTGACCGCGCTCGCGACGCGCGGGCCGCTGGTCACGGTCTCGGGCACGCTCGTCTCCGATCCCGGCGGTCCCGCGTACATCGCCTCCGCGCTGCTGCGTGTCACCACGCTCGCGATCGACGGCGCGCCGCCGCAGCACATCGACGCGCGCGTGCTCGTGCGTGCGACCGGAACCGACTCGAGCGAGTGGCGCGTGCTCGCCGAGGGCGACGCGGTGAGCGCAACCGGATTGTTGCGACCACTCGTCGGACGTGATCGCGACGCGCGCTGGCAGCACGCGGTGGCGCTGCTCACCGAGCCACGACTCGTGAGCTTCGACGATCCACGGGCGCCTCCGTTCCGTGTCGCCAACGCGCTGCGCGACATCGTCCTGCGCGGCACGCAACCGCTCGACCCGACCGACCGCGCGCTCCTCGCGGGCTTCCTGGTCGGCGACGTGCGCGGCGTACCGAAGCCGGTCACCGACGACTTCCGCGACTCCGGTCTCACGCATCTGCTCGCGGTCTCGGGCGAGAACGTCGCGTTCGTGCTCGCGCTCGTCGGACCCCTGTTGAGAAGATGTTCGCTGCGAGGTCGCCTCCTCGGTGGGCTCGCGCTGCTGATCGTGTTCGGTTGCGCGACGCGCTTCGAGCCGTCGGTGTTGCGCGCCGAAGTCATGGCCGCGTTCGCGATGGCCGCGGCGTTCGTCGGTCGTCCGGCCCCGGCGGGTCGGTTGCTGTGCGGTGCGGTGATCGTGTTGCTCGTCGCCGACCCGTTCTTGCTGCACTCGCTCGGGTTCCAGCTCTCGGTCGCGGCCACCGCCGCGATCGTCGGCGGCGCGCCTGCGATCGCGAGGAGGCTGCCGGGACCGGAGTGGTTGCGACTCCCGCTCGCGGTGTCGGTCGCCGCGCAAGTGGGCGTCACGCCGGTGCTGCTGGCGACGCGCGGATCGGTGCCGGTCGTGTCGCCGCTCGCGAACCTCGTCGCGGTCCCGCTCGCGGAGCCCCTCACGGTCGTGGGCTTCGTGCTCGCGTCGGTCGCCGGTGTGTTCGGCGGGCACGCGCCACGGCTGTTCGCACTCGGCTTCGCGCCGGTGGCGGCCATGCTGAGCTGGGTCCGCATGGTCGCGCACCTCGGCGCGCGAGTCCCCGTCCAGCTGCACATTCGCGGCGCGCTCGCGGTCGTCGCGATCGGCGCGCTGGCGGCGGCGGTCCGCCGAGAACGCGGCGGTAGGGTGCCGGACCGGAGCAGGCGAGCGGGCGACGCTCGGGAGGGTGACGGTCCGTGCCGGACGGAGTGAGCGTGCGACCATTTGGCGGCATGTCCACTGCGGTGGTGCCGTACCCGACGATCCGGCTCGGGCCGGTGCGCCACGACGTGACCACCCGCACCCTGGTGATGGGCATCCTGAACCGCACGCCCGACTCGTTCTACGACCGCGGCGCGACGTGGGGCTTCGACGCGTTCCTCGAACGCGCCGCCGCGCTCGTCGACGCGGGCGCGGATCTGCTCGATGTCGGCGGTGTGAAGGCCGGCCCCGGTCCCGACGTGGGGGAGCAGGAGGAGCTCGACCGGGTGATCCCGGCGGTCGAGGCTCTGCACGCGCGGTTCGAGACGCCGATCTCGGTCGACACCTGGCGCGCATCCGTGCTCGACGCGGGCTGCGCGGCGGGCGCGGTCGTCGGCAACGACATCAGCGGCTTCGGCGATCCCCACTACCTCGCGGTCGCGAAACGCCACGAGGCCACCGTTGTCGCGACCCACATCCGCCTGAAGCCACGCGTGCCCGATCCCGAGCCTCGTTACGACGATCTCGTCGCCGACGTCGAGACGTTCCTGCTCGACCGCGCGCGCCGCGCCGAAGCCGCCGGCCTCGCTCCCGAGCAGATCGTGCTCGACGCCGGCCTCGACCTCGGCAAGACACCGGCGATGAGCGCGGTGCTGCTGCGCGAGTCCGCGCGCCACGCCTCGCTCGGCTACCCGCTGCTCTTGTCGGCGTCGAACAAGCGGTTCCTCGGCGAGCTGCTCGCGCTCGACATCGACGACCGCCGGCCCGAGTCGCTCGGCGCGGTTGCCTACGGCGTGCTCGCGGGCTGCCGCGTCGTGCGGGTCCACGATGTCGCGGGCACCGCGAGCGTGTGCCGGGTCGTCGAGGCGATCCTCGCGTCGCGCTTCGCGACCGCGGCGACGGTCGGCGCGCCGTGAGTGGGTCCGTGCACCTCGTCAAGGGCGACGACCCGGTGTTGCGGAATGCCGCGGTCGATCGTCTCGTCGCCGAGCTCCTCGGCGAAGAATCGCGCGACTTCGCGCTCGAGGACTACACCGCGCCCGGCCGGCGACGCCCGGGTGCGGGTGCGGCCGACGAACCGAGCGACGCCGACGACGCCGCCGGCGACACCGGAATCGTGCAGGCGATCGTCACGGCGCTCGCGAGCCCACCGTTCGTGACGTCGCGGCGGGTCGTCGTCGTGCGCGAAGCCGGCGCGCTGAACGCGGCCGCGGGCGAAGCGATCGCGCCGTTCGTCGCCGAGCCTTCCGACGGCATCGCGCTCGTGCTCGTCGCGGGGGGCGGGCGCATGGCGAGCGCGCTCGAGAAGGCATTGAAGGCCACCGGCGCGCCGACGATCGCCCCCGAGTCCGAGCGCACCGACAGCGTGTTGAAGTCCGAGGCGCGCCGCGTCGGCATCGGCTTCACCGCGCCCGCGTCGCAGCTCGTCACCGACCACCTCGGCGAGGACGCAGGCCGCGTCATCGAGCTCGTCGCGCTGCTGCACGGCGCGTTCGGCGACGGCGCGACGATCGACGTCGACGATGTCGAGCCCCATCTCGGTGAAGCCGGCGGCGTCCCGCGCTACGAGCTCACGAACGCGATCGACCGCGGCGACACCGCGGCCGCGCTCGACACCCTCCACCGTCTGCTCACTGCGACGAGCGCGCGCGACCCGAGGCCGCTGCACCCGATGCAGCTCGTCGCGACGCTGGTGCCGCACTACCAACGCATGCTGCGCCTCGACGACCCTGCGATCCGTACCGAGCAGGACGCGGTCGCGGCACTCGGCGGGAAGGTGAAGCCCTATCCTGCGCGCCGCGCGATGGAAAGTGCGCGCCGGCACGGCACCGAGGGTTTGCACGAGGCGTTCGGGCATCTCGCGCAGGCCGAGCTCGACCTGCGCGGCGCGACCGGTGCCGACAACGACACCGTGATCGAGGTGCTCGTCGCGCGGCTCGCGTCGCTCGCGCGCCGTCGGGGCGCCGGTGCAGCCGCGCCGTCCGGCGGCAAGCGTCGGCGCTGAAGGAAGGAGCTACTCGGCCGAGGCTGCAGCAGCCGCCGCGGCGGCGCGCATGAGGCGCGACGTGCGGCGGGCGGCCTGGTTCTTGTGGATCGTGCCCTTGGCGGCGGCCTTGCCGAGGCGCTTCTGCGCCAGGTTCACCGCGGCCGTGGCGTCGTCGCTGCCGGCCGCCATCTCGACGTGCGCACCCTTGATACGGGTCTTCAACTCCGAGCGCACGGCCTTGTTACGGACGCGCCGCTTCTCGTTGGTGAGGATCCGCTTCTTCTGACTCTTGATGTTCGCCATAGGACGTGCGCACAAGCCTTTGGGCCGGAATCGAGAACCGGGAGACTGTAGCAGCGACCTCGCCGCCGGCCCATAAGGGAGAATGGACGGGTTCGACCCCCCGACAGAGATGACTCCGTGACGTCCCTCGACCACATCCGCAATGTCTCGATCATCGCCCACATCGACCACGGCAAGTCGACGTTGGCGGATCGGCTGCTCGAGCTCACGGGCGCCGTCGACGCGCGCGACATGCGCGCGCAGTACCTCGACACCATGGAGCTCGAGCGCGAGCGGGGCATCACGATCAAGGCCCAGAACGTCCGCCTCGAGTACAAGGGCTATGCGATCCACCTGATCGACACCCCCGGTCACGTCGACTTCGGCTACGAGGTGTCGCGTAGCCTTGCCGCGTGCGAGGGCGTGATCCTGCTCGTCGACTCGTCGCAGGGCATCGAGGCGCAGACGCTCGCGAACGCGTACCAGGCGATCGAGCACGACCTCGCGATCGTCGCCGCGCTCAACAAGATCGATCTCCCCGCGGCGGAGCCCGATCGGCGCGCCGCGGAGCTCGAGCGCGTGCTCGGTCTGCCCGCGGAGGAGACGTTGCGGATCTCCGCGAAGACGGGCGTCGG
The Acidimicrobiia bacterium genome window above contains:
- a CDS encoding DUF6398 domain-containing protein: MDENGQFQPAPYLRAVDPDDRYTDDMYMDDMPMDLGACERLEREGRRDSLLASLIARVGDADALATLDAVPIPDEPFNWSVVEPADHAFVSEVVALSDRYCDATLDVEFRTITRRLIARVARRDPRPFRRSRDAARCAAAFVWLAGGASGEFGGRGPRAVHLLWKWFGVSSASDRGYALRRAAGLEPSWIDNGYWSDEMTLGDVSLLHSGFRARLLARRDLLFDIERGRRRWNPRPDGTAEIQARPAAVIAAGPGTARDTTTPLVLLGLGDHLDDADFFALTVPEAKSLVARVQHTLDGLKLSG
- a CDS encoding ComEA family DNA-binding protein, which gives rise to MVDPVPELDIGAPVRPTLPPTSAERWAQWRHDPRVFTAALIVVALAAGAWWLRLSSADPSGASPRTDARASAAATVAPTSSIGPTTTSAAAYVVDVVGAVRKPGVVSLPGSARVVDAVNAAGGALPTADLDRINLAAHLVDGMRIAVPRRGAPADEAGPTNDPGAAGAAGGAGAAGASGTPTPSTPIDLNTATEPQLEALPGIGPSLAQAILQEREREGGFHSVDDLRRVRGIGDVRFAQLRGLVTV
- a CDS encoding ComEC/Rec2 family competence protein → MNGVPSFEPGPVIATLAAVAGVLAGQRAGPDPASLVLLVGGLVVLASIAVRGSRRVLLASVGVAALTFACTQRALAGEAHSPLTALATRGPLVTVSGTLVSDPGGPAYIASALLRVTTLAIDGAPPQHIDARVLVRATGTDSSEWRVLAEGDAVSATGLLRPLVGRDRDARWQHAVALLTEPRLVSFDDPRAPPFRVANALRDIVLRGTQPLDPTDRALLAGFLVGDVRGVPKPVTDDFRDSGLTHLLAVSGENVAFVLALVGPLLRRCSLRGRLLGGLALLIVFGCATRFEPSVLRAEVMAAFAMAAAFVGRPAPAGRLLCGAVIVLLVADPFLLHSLGFQLSVAATAAIVGGAPAIARRLPGPEWLRLPLAVSVAAQVGVTPVLLATRGSVPVVSPLANLVAVPLAEPLTVVGFVLASVAGVFGGHAPRLFALGFAPVAAMLSWVRMVAHLGARVPVQLHIRGALAVVAIGALAAAVRRERGGRVPDRSRRAGDAREGDGPCRTE
- the folP gene encoding dihydropteroate synthase translates to MSTAVVPYPTIRLGPVRHDVTTRTLVMGILNRTPDSFYDRGATWGFDAFLERAAALVDAGADLLDVGGVKAGPGPDVGEQEELDRVIPAVEALHARFETPISVDTWRASVLDAGCAAGAVVGNDISGFGDPHYLAVAKRHEATVVATHIRLKPRVPDPEPRYDDLVADVETFLLDRARRAEAAGLAPEQIVLDAGLDLGKTPAMSAVLLRESARHASLGYPLLLSASNKRFLGELLALDIDDRRPESLGAVAYGVLAGCRVVRVHDVAGTASVCRVVEAILASRFATAATVGAP
- the rpsT gene encoding 30S ribosomal protein S20, which encodes MANIKSQKKRILTNEKRRVRNKAVRSELKTRIKGAHVEMAAGSDDATAAVNLAQKRLGKAAAKGTIHKNQAARRTSRLMRAAAAAAAASAE